The DNA window GGATCGAATGGCTGCTCAGCTTGGTCTCAAGCGACCGGCCAATCGGATCCACGAGACCAACGTCAGGAACGTTGAAGTAACGATACTTCAGACCGACATCCCACGAATCGCTCAGGGGAGCGCGAACGCCCGCCAGCAACTGCCATGCGAAGCCGGTGTCCGAATCGTTCCACACGCCCGGGCCCTGCTGATTGACGCGGCCGTCCATGTCGACACGAGCCACACCGACGCCACCGCCAGCGAAGGCCTGGATGCCGTCATCGGAGCCGAAATCGAACAGGCCGTTCAACATGAAGCTGAGCGCGTTGACTTCGCCGGCTGCAATGCGGGTGCCGCTGAAGGTGCTGGAACCTACGGTCTGCGGGACAAGGACAAGACCCTGGTTGCCGGCCTGCACATCACTCAGGTCAGCGG is part of the uncultured Erythrobacter sp. genome and encodes:
- a CDS encoding outer membrane beta-barrel protein, translating into MRKLVIGMAMASTALTTPAMAREGQWYIQGDGGVMLVEDQSLDVNGVADNAVANYDTGYDFGGVVGHDFGAFRLEAEASYRAADLSDVQAGNQGLVLVPQTVGSSTFSGTRIAAGEVNALSFMLNGLFDFGSDDGIQAFAGGGVGVARVDMDGRVNQQGPGVWNDSDTGFAWQLLAGVRAPLSDSWDVGLKYRYFNVPDVGLVDPIGRSLETKLSSHSI